In Populus alba chromosome 1, ASM523922v2, whole genome shotgun sequence, a single window of DNA contains:
- the LOC118029480 gene encoding uncharacterized protein has protein sequence MTTEAPFRPREKLVEHQKYFQSIHKHTYLKGPLDKVTSVAIPIALAASSLFLIGRGIYNMSHGIGKKE, from the exons ATGACAACAGAAGCACCTTTCCGACCAAGGGAGAAGCTCGTTGAGCACCAGAAATATTTCCAAAGCATTCACAAGCACACTTATTTGAAGGGACCTCTTGATAAGGTTACATCTGTTGCAATTCCAATAGCATTGGCAGCCAGCTCACTTTTTCTTATT GGCCGAGGGATCTATAACATGTCTCATGGGATTGGAAAGAAGGAATGA